Proteins co-encoded in one Pseudomonas fluorescens genomic window:
- the copD gene encoding copper homeostasis membrane protein CopD, whose translation MTDLINILLRMALYVDLLLLFGVALFGLYNTDATLRFRPMLRGTALIGALLSVAGLVLMTRTMSGETEFAALWPHLQMMLFETDVGTAWAVRMVALSIVMLWPGLWLASTAGALALASLAWSGHGAMDGAWHLLSDILHLLAAGAWMGAMLALILMSRLDALFCEARIRSLAGAVKRFEGVGAAIVIVLSVTGVLNYLFIVGPTLDEVLLRSYGMLLAIKVVLFAGMLVLAALNRFHLGPLLEQSLRDGQHPVAANALRRSVAVELGIALLIVVLVAWLGTLGPDAG comes from the coding sequence ATGACCGACCTGATCAACATCCTGCTGCGGATGGCGTTGTACGTGGATTTGCTGCTGTTGTTCGGGGTGGCGTTGTTTGGGTTGTACAACACTGACGCGACGCTGCGGTTTCGGCCGATGTTGCGCGGGACGGCGTTGATCGGGGCATTGCTGTCAGTGGCGGGACTGGTGCTGATGACCCGCACCATGAGTGGCGAAACGGAATTCGCCGCGCTGTGGCCGCATCTGCAAATGATGCTGTTTGAAACCGATGTCGGGACGGCATGGGCGGTGCGGATGGTTGCGCTGAGCATCGTGATGCTCTGGCCGGGGTTGTGGCTGGCGTCGACCGCCGGTGCTCTCGCCCTCGCCTCTCTGGCCTGGAGCGGGCACGGCGCGATGGATGGCGCCTGGCACCTGCTCAGCGACATCCTGCACCTGCTCGCGGCGGGTGCATGGATGGGCGCGATGTTGGCGCTGATCTTGATGTCGCGGCTCGATGCGCTGTTCTGCGAAGCGCGTATTCGTTCGCTGGCCGGTGCCGTCAAACGTTTCGAAGGCGTGGGCGCGGCGATCGTGATCGTCCTCTCGGTGACCGGCGTGCTGAACTACCTGTTCATCGTCGGCCCGACACTGGACGAGGTCTTGCTCCGCAGCTACGGGATGCTGCTGGCGATCAAGGTTGTGCTGTTCGCCGGCATGCTGGTTTTAGCGGCGTTGAACCGCTTTCACCTCGGCCCGCTGCTGGAGCAATCGTTGCGCGACGGTCAACACCCAGTGGCGGCCAATGCTCTGCGGCGCAGTGTTGCAGTGGAGTTGGGCATCGCGCTGTTGATCGTGGTGCTGGTGGCGTGGCTGGGCACACTCGGGCCGGACGCGGGATGA
- a CDS encoding transporter substrate-binding domain-containing protein — MTIQKSTMIFCSLLAMASAAQAQEPVSHLDTIQQQGQLRVCTTGDYKPYTFKRTDGGFEGIDIAMAQSLADSLGVKIEWVQTTWKTLMPDMQAGKCDIGMGGISVTLERQKKAYFSNTLDVDGKIPLVRCADQSKYQTIEQINQPNVRLVEPAGGTNEAFVHAFLPKAQLALHDNVTIFEQLLDNKADVMITDASEARYQQKQKPGLCAVNPEQFMQYGEKAYLLPRDDMSWKLYVDQWLHLSKVTGKYQKVIGEWLAGPQ; from the coding sequence ATGACAATTCAAAAAAGCACGATGATCTTTTGCAGCCTGCTGGCCATGGCGAGCGCTGCTCAGGCACAAGAGCCGGTTTCGCACCTGGACACCATCCAGCAACAAGGCCAGTTGCGCGTCTGCACCACCGGCGACTACAAACCCTACACCTTCAAGCGCACGGACGGCGGGTTCGAAGGCATCGACATCGCCATGGCCCAATCCCTGGCCGACAGCCTCGGCGTCAAGATCGAGTGGGTGCAGACCACCTGGAAAACCCTGATGCCGGACATGCAGGCCGGCAAGTGCGACATCGGCATGGGCGGGATCTCGGTGACGCTGGAACGGCAGAAAAAGGCCTACTTCAGCAACACCCTCGACGTCGACGGCAAGATCCCGCTGGTGCGCTGCGCCGACCAGTCCAAATACCAGACCATCGAGCAGATCAACCAGCCGAACGTGCGCCTGGTCGAACCCGCCGGCGGCACCAACGAAGCCTTCGTCCACGCCTTCCTGCCCAAGGCGCAACTGGCCTTGCATGACAACGTGACGATCTTCGAACAACTGCTCGACAACAAGGCCGACGTGATGATCACCGACGCCTCCGAAGCGCGGTATCAGCAGAAACAGAAACCCGGTTTGTGCGCGGTCAACCCGGAGCAGTTCATGCAGTACGGGGAAAAGGCCTACTTGCTGCCGCGTGATGACATGAGCTGGAAGCTGTATGTCGATCAGTGGCTGCACCTGAGCAAGGTGACCGGGAAATATCAGAAGGTCATTGGCGAGTGGCTGGCAGGACCGCAGTAA
- a CDS encoding DUF6124 family protein produces MFKPTPNPPETDPVSPYQFPDSKKLNEAAERALDHYLTPQQRIMGSHTEHDPMFLANPAYTSESLLANASESLDSASEMLSNFAAILEPSHRKTALGIAQVVMVAGLAVNQALDHVEPKS; encoded by the coding sequence ATGTTCAAACCAACACCCAACCCACCCGAAACCGATCCGGTTTCACCTTATCAATTCCCAGATTCCAAAAAGCTCAACGAAGCCGCCGAACGCGCCCTCGACCATTACCTCACCCCGCAACAACGCATCATGGGCAGCCACACCGAACACGACCCCATGTTCCTGGCCAACCCCGCCTACACCAGCGAATCGCTGTTGGCCAACGCCAGCGAGTCCCTCGATTCCGCCAGTGAAATGCTCAGCAACTTCGCCGCCATCCTGGAACCCTCGCACCGCAAAACGGCGCTGGGCATCGCGCAGGTGGTGATGGTTGCGGGGCTGGCGGTGAATCAGGCGCTGGATCACGTCGAGCCGAAGTCGTAA